A single region of the Triticum dicoccoides isolate Atlit2015 ecotype Zavitan chromosome 2B, WEW_v2.0, whole genome shotgun sequence genome encodes:
- the LOC119363248 gene encoding COMPASS-like H3K4 histone methylase component WDR5B — MSSATQQQPPPAAPPYRPYRQVRAATPHARAISCVRFSPCGRLLATASLDGTVALLSPSSLAVIANLRGHTQGVSDLSWSTDSNYLCSASDDRTLRIWDIRSILSGPKPADPNADRCIRVLKGHTNFVFSANFNPQTSSQVASGGFDCTVRIWDVSSGRCIRTIDAHSEPVTSVHFIRDGSIIVSGSHDGSCKIWDAGTGSCLKTVIDDKKPAVSCSMFSPNGKFILVATLDDSLKLCNYATGKFLKVYSGHVNRAYCIQSAFSVTNGKYIVSGSEDKCIYIWDLQGKNILQKMEGHTDAVISVSCHPTENKIASGSLDNDKTVRLWVQDG, encoded by the exons ATGTCTTCGGCGACGCAGCAGCAGCCGCCACCGGCGGCGCCGCCGTACCGGCCATACCGGCAGGTGCGCGCGGCGACCCCGCACGCCCGCGCCATCTCCTGCGTGCGGTTCTCCCCCTGCGGGCGCCTCCTAGCGACGGCCTCCCTCGACGGCACGGTCGCCCTCCTCTCCCCGTCCTCGCTCGCCGTCATCGCCAACCTGCGCGGCCACACCCAGGGCGTCTCCGACCTGTCCTGGAGCACGGACTCGAATTACCTCTGCTCCGCGTCCGACGACCGCACCCTCCGCATCTGGGACATCCGATCCATCCTCTCCGGCCCCAAGCCCGCCGACCCCAACGCCGATCGCTGCATCCGCGTGCTCAAGGGCCACACAAACTTCGTCTTCAGTGCCAACTTCAATCCGCAGACCAGCTCCCAGGTCGCCTCGGGGGGGTTCGACTGCACCGTGCGCATCTGGGACGTCAGCAGCGGCCGCTGCATCCGCACCATCGACGCGCACTCTGAGCCCGTCACCTCCGTCCACTTCATCCGGGACGGATCGATCATTGTGTCAGGGAGCCATGATGGGAGCTGCAAGATTTGGGATGCGGGAACTGGCTCTTGTCTCAAGACAGTCATTGACGACAAGAAGCCAGCGGTTTCCTGCTCAATGTTCTCACCGAATGGCAAGTTCATCCTCGTCGCTACGCTCGATGACTCACTG AAACTATGCAACTATGCTACTGgcaagttcttgaaggtatatagtGGACATGTGAACAGAGCATACTGCATCCAGTCTGCGTTTTCCGTCACGAACGGGAAGTACATTGTTAGTGGGTCGGAAGATAAATGCATATACATATGGGACCTCCAAGGGAAAAACATTCTTCAGAAAATGGAAGGCCATACCGACGCTGTCATCTCGGTGTCATGTCATCCAACAGAGAACAAAATTGCTTCTGGCAGCCTTGATAATGACAAGACTGTGAGACTCTGGGTCCAAGATGGCTGA